In Monodelphis domestica isolate mMonDom1 chromosome 4, mMonDom1.pri, whole genome shotgun sequence, one DNA window encodes the following:
- the LOC130454045 gene encoding zinc finger protein OZF-like, whose amino-acid sequence MKTNSVEKSEKPGGTFWAFHLYSFQKSTNMYTGEKFYKSPQYRKAFNKSSKLILHQRIHVGENPYECNNCGKGFHHRSKLKIHRRAHTRKNPYQCNDCGKMFINDSKLILHQRIHTGEKPFKCNDCGKVFSHRSKLIIHQRIHTGEKPFKCHDCGKAFNQNSYLLQHQRIHTGEKPFKCDDCGKAFNQNSHLLQHKRIHTGEKPFQCHDCGKAFNQNSNLSVHQRIHTSERPFQCNDCGKAFNRSSHLLQHQRIHTGEKPFKCDDCGKAFNQSSHLLQHQRIHTGEKPFQCHDCGKAFNQSSHLLQHQRIHTGEKPFQCHDCGKAFSQNSNISVHQRIHTSERPFQCNDCGKAFKQSSHLLQHQRIHTGEKPFQCHDCGKAFNQSSHLLQHQRIHTGEKPFECNDCGKAFNQSSHLIVHQRIHTGKLIKKS is encoded by the coding sequence ATGAAAACTAATTCTgtggagaaatcagagaaaccagGAGGCACATTTTGGGCATTTCATCTTTACTCATTTCAGAAAAGTACCAACATGTATACTGGAGAGAAATTCTACAAGAGCCCTCAATATaggaaagcttttaataaaagctcaaaactcattttacatcagagaattcatgttGGAGAAAACCCTTATGAATGCAATAACTGTGGGAAAGGTTTCCATCATAGGTCAAAACTTAAGATACATCGGAGGGCACATACTAGAAAAAATCCTTATCAATGCAATGActgtgggaaaatgtttattaatgactcaaaacttattttacatcagaggattcatactggtgagaagccttttaaatgtaatgattgtgggaaagtCTTCAGTCACAGGTCAAAACTCATtatacaccagagaattcatactggtgagaagccttttaaatgtcatgattgtgggaaggcctttaatcagaattcctacctccttcaacaccagagaattcacactggtgagaagccatttaaatgtgatgattgtgggaaggcctttaatcagaattcccacctccttcaacacaagagaattcatactggtgagaagccatttcaatgtcatgattgtgggaaggcctttaatcagaattccaacctctctgttcaccaaagaattcatactagTGAGAGGCCAtttcaatgtaatgattgtggtaaggcctttaatcggagttcccacctccttcaacaccagagaattcatactggtgagaagccatttaaatgtgatgattgtgggaaggcctttaatcagagttcccacctccttcaacaccagagaattcatactggtgagaagccatttcaatgtcatgactgtgggaaggcctttaatcagagctcccacctccttcaacaccagagaattcatactggtgagaagccatttcaatgtcatgattgtgggaaggcctttagtCAGAATTCCAACATCTCTGttcaccaaagaattcatactagTGAGAGGCCAtttcaatgtaatgattgtgggaaggcctttaaacagagttcccacctccttcaacaccaaagaattcatactggtgagaagccatttcaatgtcatgattgtgggaaggcctttaatcagagctcccacctccttcaacaccagagaattcatactggtgagaagccatttgaatgtaatgattgtgggaaggcctttaatcagagttcaCATTTAATtgtccatcagagaattcatactggaaagcttattaaaaaatcatga